A single region of the Silene latifolia isolate original U9 population chromosome 8, ASM4854445v1, whole genome shotgun sequence genome encodes:
- the LOC141594873 gene encoding uncharacterized protein LOC141594873 — translation MTSLASAASKTAHLGLPNFCGIDSDGHSGGLLLRWDDSVVLSSISIHPRFILCKLCLDVNNGCTKHDMYVMFIYGEPCIKLRQSLWNTILDLISGLSPFLILGDFNQVKMHSDKLGGSHAIRGQQDFTNWRFDNSLLDVPFFGPLYTWLNNRSDDQLIMERLDRAYANTEWLHLFPAASLMHLPILVSDHAPIILKFFHPSRTCRRPYRLDNWCFNSPEIAHIVDCAWQLPVTGSPMYVLSRRVASVRFSIMQWMIHHRLSHGINWSEIQRTTHFSSTEIVDVHSATTFQHVRFAQLHLLKIQHAYGLQQAKLKNEILDGLPSRTDFVGNYFFFFQSLLGATPPQDPGSPRGFIAPLLDSLDLPVLSSSDRLLLSAPFTEHDIIHAPNGMDGSKSPGPDDITPEFFQMFWPQIGQLVTLALLRFLNSGVMLKEWNNTHIILIPKVEKPEQISQYRPIILCNVIYRLASKCLANRLKLVISSIVSESQQAFVSSRLMSDSCVITHEIMHYLNNMKKGFVSYAALKLVMHKAFDRVSWTFLIAILKKFGFPVFWQDIIWECISTVTYNIIINGEPSSTFKPSCGLRQGDPLSPYVFIMCIEILSCQLRTTEKSTALNGLKISRYAPPITHLFYADDAFICCKATPSAFETLRDLLRCFELASGQMINLDKSFIKFNPNAQPDFRSHMASILKMRISDCFGNYLGVPVDIPSKKSLVFRPLVDRLTSRILAWSSLHLSQPCKLLIINTIILGSIRFLMASIPFPIGICKKIDSLIVAFWWRKDVRHRSIHRLSQDYLQLPRANGGLGLKSVSLLNQTTLMKNFWRIHHQPSGLLSKFMVPKYRKDLPIPSSRSKVSHPSFLWSGLCRAANALSPGLAWKLGNGSSVDLFTSPWVNGSTPSVRTSATTATHVLSHVLSDSGDWNPCTVYRWFQHPCARTIFAMEPPHIDIDDFLYWKYTEDGVYTAYSTSCVFCHSFSESLDHLFRSCTVSRHVWLSSALGIYSIANPGVCLQQWLADFIGFFHRVTANADQCLLRFLCIIKAIWMVRNSVVFDNCSLDPVQILHLSDYLLASHSQLAVFWPSFSRPPTKISIPTLNCAQSFSAITYFIPVHRSSLRDCYNVSSLDTLSWNPVVQNVRASTVFAASTKGLLLTMYRAHSASQTSVSFRVTSKKLSSVLASTKPVPVELRHTLSTIRSFLRMYVHWSVSLATG, via the exons ATGACTTCTTTAGCATCTGCTGCCTCTAAGACAGCCCATCTTGGACTCCCTAATTTTTGTGGCATTGATTCAGATGGACATAGTGGGGGTCTACTTTTGCGTTGGGATGACTCTGTTGTACTTAGTTCTATTAGTATTCACCCTCGTTTTATTTTGTGTAAATTATGTTTAGATGTAAATAATGGATGTACAAAGCATGATATGTATGTTATGTTTATCTATGGTGAACCTTGTATCAAACTGCGTCAATCTTTATGGAATACTATTTTAGATTTAATTTCGGGTCTGTCCCCCTTTCTAATTCTTGGCGATTTTAATCAGGTTAAAATGCATTCGGATAAATTAGGTGGTTCACATGCCATTCGCGGTCAACAGGATTTCACCAACTGGCGCTTTGACAATTCTTTGCTTGACGTTCCTTTCTTTGGTCCCCTTTATACTTGGTTGAATAATAGATCTGATGATCAACTAATTATGGAACGCCTTGATCGAGCTTATGCTAACACTGAATGGCTACATCTTTTCCCTGCCGCATCTCTCATGCATCTTCCAATTCTTGTTTCGGATCACGCTCCAATTATACTCAAGTTTTTTCATCCTTCAAGGACCTGCAGACGCCCATATCGTCTTGATAACTGGTGTTTCAATTCACCCGAGATTGCCCATATCGTTGATTGTGCGTGGCAGCTACCTGTTACTGGTTCTCCTATGTATGTTTTATCTCGCCGCGTTGCTTCTGTTCGCTTTTCTATAATGCAATGGATGATTCATCATCGCCTGTCCCATGGCATTAACTGGTCGGAGATTCAACGTACAACACATTTCTCTAGTACGGAGATTGTGGATGTTCATTCAGCAACAACTTTTCAACATGTTCGTTTTGCACAACTTCACCTTCTGAAGATACAGCATGCTTACGGGTTACAACAGGCTAAGTTGAAGAATGAAATTCTCGATGGTCTCCCGTCGCG CACAGATTTCGTTGGAAattacttctttttttttcaatctctTTTGGGTGCAACCCCTCCTCAAGATCCTGGCTCGCCTCGAGGTTTTATTGCCCCTTTGCTTGACTCACTTGATCTTCCAGTGCTCAGCTCAAGCGACCGTTTACTGCTATCTGCTCCTTTCACGGAACATGATATTATACATGCTCCCAATGGTATGGATGGTTCCAAATCACCTGGCCCTGACGACATTACCCCAGAGTTTTTCCAGATGTTTTGGCCCCAGATTGGTCAGTTGGTTACTTTGGCTCTTCTTCGTTTCCTTAACTCCGGTGTTATGTTGAAAGAATGGAACAACACTCATATTATTCTCATCCCTAAAGTTGAGAAACCGGAGCAGATCTCTCAGTACCGTCCTATCATTCTCTGCAATGTTATTTACCGGCTTGCTTCCAAGTGTCTTGCTAATCGCCTCAAGCTTGTTATTTCATCAATTGTTTCGGAATCTCAACAGGCTTTTGTCTCTTCTCGGCTTATGTCAGACAGCTGTGTTATTACTCACGAGATTATGCATTATCTTAATAATATGAAGAAAGGATTCGTTTCTTATGCTGCTCTGAAGCTTGTTATGCATAAAGCTTTCGACCGTGTTTCATGGACATTCCTTATTGCAATTTTGAAGAAATTCGGCTTCCCAGTCTTCTGGCAAGATATTATTTGGGAATGTATTTCAACTGTCACATATAATATCATTATCAACGGCGAGCCTTCTAGTACCTTTAAACCTTCTTGTGGCCTGAGGCAAGGTGATCCACTTTCACCTTATGTGTTTATCATGTGTATAGAAATTCTCTCTTGCCAGCTGCGTACAACAGAGAAGTCTACTGCGTTAAATGGACTTAAGATTTCTCGGTACGCTCCCCCTATCACACATCTGTTTTATGCTGACGATGCTTTTATTTGTTGTAAGGCAACTCCATCTGCTTTTGAGACTCTAAGGGATTTGCTTCGGTGCTTTGAGCTTGCGTCTGGTCAAATGATAAATTTGGATAAGTCTTTTATTAAATTCAATCCAAATGCACAGCCTGATTTTAGGTCCCACATGGCGTCCATTCTGAAGATGCGAATATCTGATTGTTTTGGGAATTATTTGGGTGTCCCTGTCGATATTCCTTCTAAGAAGTCTCTTGTGTTTCGACCTTTGGTGGATAGACTTACAAGTCGCATCCTAGCCTGGTCTTCTCTACACCTCAGCCAGCCCTGTAAGCTGCTTATTATCAACACTATTATTTTGGGATCCATCCGGTTTTTGATGGCTTCTATTCCTTTTCCCATTGGAATATGTAAGAAGATTGACTCTTTGATTGTGGCTTTTTGGTGGCGCAAAGATGTTCGTCATAGATCTATTCACCGGCTTTCTCAGGATTATCTGCAGCTTCCTCGTGCAAATGGAGGCCTTGGTTTGAAATCTGTCTCTTTATTAAACCAGACAACTCTTATGAAAAATTTCTGGCGCATCCATCATCAGCCGTCGGGTTTATTATCAAAATTTATGGTTCCCAAGTACAGGAAGGATCTTCCTATTCCTTCTTCAAGATCAAAGGTCTCTCATCCTTCGTTTTTATGGTCTGGTTTATGTCGCGCGGCTAATGCTTTGTCTCCTGGTTTAGCATGGAAGCTTGGGAATGGTTCCTCTGTTGACCTGTTTACCAGCCCTTGGGTGAATGGGTCTACCCCCTCTGTGCGTACTTCTGCAACTACTGCCACGCATGTTCTTTCTCATGTGCTTTCTGACTCTGGTGATTGGAATCCTTGTACTGTTTATCGTTGGTTTCAGCATCCTTGTGCCAGAACTATTTTCGCTATGGAACCTCCTCATATTGATATTGATGACTTCCTCTACTGGAAATACACGGAAGACGGAGTCTATACA GCGTATAGTACCTCCTGTGTGTTTTGTCACTCTTTTTCAGAGTCTTTAGATCATCTTTTTCGTTCTTGTACTGTTTCTAGACATGTATGGCTTTCTTCGGCTCTTGGCATTTATTCGATTGCTAACCCTGGTGTTTGTCTGCAACAATGGCTTGCAGATTTTATTGGTTTTTTTCACAGGGTCACTGCAAATGCTGATCAGTGCCTCCTTCGTTTTCTTTGTATTATAAAGGCTATTTGGATGGTTCGCAATTCGGTCGTCTTTGACAATTGTAGTCTTGATCCGGTTCAGATTTTACATCTGTCGGACTACCTTCTTGCATCTCATTCACAGCTGGCAGTGTTTTGGCCTTCCTTTTCTAGACCTCCTACCAAGATTTCAATACCAACCTTAAACTGTGCTCAATCTTTTTCTGCAATTACTTACTTTATTCCTGTTCACAGGTCATCTCTTAGGGATTGCTACAATGTTTCTTCTTTGGATACGCTGTCATGGAATCCAGTTGTTCAGAATGTGAGGGCTTCCACGGTGTTTGCAGCTTCGACGAAAGGCCTACTTCTCACCATGTACAGAGCTCACTCAGCTTCGCAAACTTCCGTTTCTTTCAGAGTTACGTCAAAAAAATTATCTTCAGTTCTGGCCTCCACAAAGCCAGTACCAGTCGAATTGCGCCACACGTTGAGCACAATTCGTAGTTTCCTTCGTATGTATGTTCATTGGTCAGTTAGCTTGGCCACTGGCTGA